From Alteromonas sp. BL110:
ACGCCCTGCACTTCAGCTTTTAGAAGAGGAAGGCTTTTCTTGCCGTGGCTACGTAGACATTTTCGACGCAGGCCCAACGGTAGAAGCAAACTTGAGCCACATCCGCACGGCTCAGTCGAGCTTAAAACTGCCTGTAGTCATTGACGATAGTGCAGCTGCTCAAGGGCAAACGCACTACATCATTAACACATCAGTATCTGATTTCCGTGCAGTCGCCACCGAGATGACGGTAAGCGAAGAAAAGCAAGTTGCTGTGCTATCTCGCCAGGCCGCTGCTGCATTGAATGTCGCAGAGGGTGAGCACGTGCGTTTTGCCCCCGTTACATTCAGAGATTAAAAGGACACCCACTATGCTACATACACATTTTATCAACGGTGAATGGGTTGCCGGGCAAGGGCACGACTTAACGTCAGTTGACCCTGCAAAAAACGAAGTGATTTGGGAAGGGAAGTCTGCGACTGCTTCTCAAATTGATGACGCCATTAACGCCGCTCGTTCTGCGCTTGTAGCCTGGAGCATGAAAACCGTTGAAGAGCGTCTTGAAATTATCAAGGTTTACGGCACTAAGCTAGAAGAAGCTAAAGCGCACCTGGCCAAAGTTATGGCAAAAGAAACGGGCAAACCAGAATGGGAAACCGCTACTGAAGTGGGTGCCATGATGGGCAAAATCGGCATTTCTGAAAAAGCTTACTTTGAGCGCACGGGCAACGTTGAAAACCCAATGCCAGTAGGTAAAGCATTCATTCGCCATAAACCTCACGGCGTTGTTGCTGTATTTGGCCCATACAACTTCCCTGGTCACCTGCCAAACGGACACATTGTTCCAGCCCTTATTGCAGGAAACACAGTTGTGTTTAAACCAAGCGATTTGACGCCTATGGTTGCACAAGAAATGGTGAAATTGTGGGACGCTGCTGGCCTGCCTGCGGGCGTACTTAACTTGGTACAAGGCGAAGTTGAAACAGGCAAAGCGTTGGCGTCGCACAACGACATCGATGGCCTTTTCTTCACAGGTAGCTCGCGTACAGGAAAAATTTTGCATGAGCAGTTCGCTGGACACCCGGGTAAAATCTTGGCCCTTGAAATGGGCGGCAACAACCC
This genomic window contains:
- the astD gene encoding succinylglutamate-semialdehyde dehydrogenase, whose product is MLHTHFINGEWVAGQGHDLTSVDPAKNEVIWEGKSATASQIDDAINAARSALVAWSMKTVEERLEIIKVYGTKLEEAKAHLAKVMAKETGKPEWETATEVGAMMGKIGISEKAYFERTGNVENPMPVGKAFIRHKPHGVVAVFGPYNFPGHLPNGHIVPALIAGNTVVFKPSDLTPMVAQEMVKLWDAAGLPAGVLNLVQGEVETGKALASHNDIDGLFFTGSSRTGKILHEQFAGHPGKILALEMGGNNPLIVKDVADVDAAVHDIVQSAFITSGQRCTCARRLFLPAGAKGDQILARLIEVTKNIKVGEYDAEDQPFMGAMISSNAAALMVKAQQELENLGGKVLVRLEQKDKTKGFATPGIIDVTDMLASLPDEEHFGPLLKVIRYSDFDAAIEEANNTSFGLSAGLLGDNEEDYRYFFARIRAGIVNWNRPITGASSAAPFGGVGDSGNHRASAFYAADYCAYPVASVELDKVTMPGKLSPGLSM